One Nicotiana tabacum cultivar K326 chromosome 23, ASM71507v2, whole genome shotgun sequence genomic window, atagatatttaatggattttttaaataaaaatacagGGTCTccgcaaaagttactgggttcccgggaacccaaTAACTATACTCTACATCCGCCACTGTCTGAAATGCATAACTGTGTATCGCATCTCTGCATCGCTTTAAGCAAGAAGGAACATACCTAATAACACTTTTTGATAGATAGCATTTTAgaacaagattaagaaaagattACTACAGTTGACATGGCTGTAGATGCTATTTAAGGATGAGAAGGAATGTGGTGCCACTAGAAAAAGAGTTCATAAAGTGATAGATTTCCTTGATTTTGGATtgattaaaaagaaagaaagcaaatGATTTATGTATAAGTGACACTCCATTGACAGCATGCATATCACGAGCAGTGAAGAACTGAAGCATATTATCCAAACTTCCTAGTAATTACCTGTCTTACCATCACCAATTTCCAACAGGGGGTAAAGAATAAGAATACTTTCTTTTATGAGGGGGCAAAGAATAGTACTAACTTTCTCAATGAAGACACTTTTCTTTTAGTGAACTGCCATTCCAGAGAGTAATTTCTGTCAttgtgattttgtttttttatgaCCAAGAAATCCGTTTGGGGCCAACCCTTAGGACCAACCGCTGACTTCAAAACTTGGGAATAATGGACCTGCCCCTccacccttctccacttaaataccaggcttaCTTCGCATGGCACAAGGCTCAAACGTGTGACCTAAGTCACGAGTCCTTCAACCTTTGCCACTTGAACTAAGTCCCGGGGGGCTGTCATTGTGATAATTATCTGCACAATTCTTGAAAAGTTCCAAATATTTGCTATACAGAATGAAAATTGCAGATGTATCCCAAATTCGGACAGCGGAGACAGCATTAATACCAATTACAATCTTTCACCAGGATATACCAAGAAATTTCCAATTAGAAGATCAAATAACTCACATCATTCTTCACCAAATATAACAACATCTCTGTTCTTAATGCAAGggacaaaaaatatacaaaagtccCCTGATCTATGAATCTCCATTGCAAAGCTTCAATTTTAACAAGTTAGACACCACCAAGACGCTTCAACTAATTTAACTTTGAGTTCAAAAATATTAATCTCGATCTACAAATTCCAAAAAGGAAACAAAACTGTAACCGGATTCAAATTCAAAGCGAAACACAAAACGATCTATAAATtccaaaaagacaaaagaaaaaccaTGATTTTTTCGTCAAACACACAATGATGTTTAAGCTCCTAAAAAAACTGTAACCGGATTGAAATCAAAGTGAAACATAAAATGACATTTATAAGTTGCAAAAAGAAATAATTAACTGTGACTGGATTCAAATCAAAGCGAAACACAAAATGAtacttaaaattattttaaaaaacacGTAATCGGATTTAGATCAGAGTAAAACACACAATGATTTTTAAATTCCGAAAAAAAATGTAACTGGATTCAAATCAAAGTGAAACACAAAACGATCTATAAATTCCAAAACCCAAAATTTGCTGTAATCGAATTCAAATCGAAGTGAAATTTACCTGAACGGAAGCTTGAGGAACACGATTTTCAACCGAAGCGATCGCAGTAGCAGCAGCGTTTATAGTCTCCAGAGTACTATCCACTCCTCTCTGCTCTCCGTTCACTCCTCTCATCTTCTCCTCGCTTTGACACAACAAATCACCTCAATTCCTAAACTCCGACGACTCCTCAGCTCTATAACATCGCCGGACCTCACTTTTCCAATCGaaataccaaaaatatatatattctcagACAAAAAATCAAAGTAACCGAACAAATTTGTCTGCAAAATGTACACATATATATATCGTATATATTTAATATTTCATATGTATTATGTGTATGTATAGGCCATAGCTATGGTGGCTTTGGAGGTCAAACACGGCAATGACTTTAGCGTGATTTTTCTATAATTGGGAGCTATTATTATTAGTAAAAGGTAATTAAAAGGTTAATAAGTGATTGTGAAATGACGATAATGGGCTTCTTTGCAATTTAATAGAGGTAGGATGAATTGGGTGGTGTTTCACCTGAATTTTGCTAGCCACATTTAATGTATTTTCActtcttctttttatcttttttgctTTAAATTTTATTTAAGATTTTGGTTTTCATTCTTAAATGCTAGGAGTACTACTTATCATTGTTGAATATGGTTGGTTTCGTTTAAAAATACAGttgaatttgaaaaatatatattgataatttactttagaaaaaaaatattccTAATCTTTTGTTATTTTGTGAGGTATAATATAGCAAGAATAATATTTTATTACTATCAAATGATCTATTCTGGATTTTTAGTTTGCAAGTAATTAACGAATTGAGCACAAGATCGACTTCGGCCAGTTTTTTTATCAATCTTctgacatatatattttatatctcTGTATTTAAAATTTGACACCGCAAATAGAATTGGTTAATTTATTTAATTGAAATCAACTATGTCTTGAATAGATCTTGAAAGAAATAATCTATTTGAAATCGCACATGATACTTACActaaatttattaatttattataatAAGTATTGAATTAAAGTGTGACAAGTGACTAAGCATGTCATTAGGATTTGATGCAAACATTAGACAAGTCGTTCTTTAAATCCTTTCATCCTTACTTTaatacatgaaaaaaattaataactcagttcaaaatttgatttcttttgaaatAAATTAAATGCATGATAAAATAAATTCTACCTTATTCTTGAATTAGACAACCCATCATAATTTTTACATGAACTTAATTAATAATGACTTATCTCGACTTTCATGAGACTCACACTATATTAATAGTAAAGTTCAATTCAACCTAGAAAATATTAGACAataaaagataagaagaaaataaaatcattGATAGTGACAATTCAAGAATTAAAAGAAACTATTAAAAACAAACAAGTCTAGTCAATATTGGCATCAATGTGCTATAAAATATGCTATCTTGAATTTAAAGTATATATGCAATAAGAGTCAACCTAATATTGGACCATACTTCTCATGAGGGAACAAAAATTTTATTATGCTTAGGGGATTAGTATAATTATTGAGGGTAATTTGGTCTTATTAGGACTAcaacaaattattaatttatagATTAAGTAATAAAGTAGCTCATTTAAATTACCAAGGGAAACTTTTTGTTAGGCCAATGAGTGCGCACGTGTGCACATCCATTTTCTCGATGGCGTTATTATGCGCACCATCCTGGTTCTTTCCGGCGTAGGTTAGGCCCCACCCTTGAAAATTCTCGCTCGTTTACTCGCCCTCGCCCCCACTTGAACTAACGTGCACGCTTGGCTCATCGTTTTCTGCATTTTATAAAGTCGCTATTATTActtcttttactactacttgtttATCATAGGCATCGACGAAAAGTACTTGGAGTAAATTACACTTAGAGGATTAAGAATATCTTTTTTTAAAAGCGGgcataaaatatttgaaaaaatatttaatggAGACTGAAAtagcaataacaataacaatgacaataataacaAACTCAATATAATCTCATAAGTAAAGTACAGTGTATTAACAATCTTACtcttaatttataaaaataaaaatatctgtTTTTGTAGATCCTCGGCTCACAGAATGAGACCAAAATAGCCATTCTTGAAAATTGGAACAaggcttttgttttcttttctttaatttttgggCTCAATCCCCCTAAAAAGAAGCGAAGAGAAAAGAATAGGAAATTAAGAGAATAAATTTGAAAGACCTTCCTCTAAATTTGTCCTTGTAGCATTAATACAAAGATAAGAGATTATATTTTCGAGATAAAATATGTCttgtaatttttttgttttttggtattAGCAATCTCgatattttatattaatatttttgaaaaattattcCACGGAGACCGAAATAGTAATTCCTAACAAAATCTTGTTTCTCTCTTctcctttctttcatttcttcactcaaatCCCCCTAAAAAAAGCttagaaaaaattaaaataaattgtaaTAGTACGACATTACCTTTTTATAATTCTAAATGCGTTCTCACTTCAATTTTTGAAACTTTTGTGAAGTTAAAGtcctaattccatatttttaccCTGTATCGTTGACATTTCCTACTTTTCGAGTTATAaattttctttacattttttccATGCGAACAGAAGTCAGTTATGGTATTGTAGAAATTTTCTAAAACAACACTGTAGTCATTCAAAAAAATTCTATCGAATTTTCTCTTTGCAAATTTCATTTCTCTTTTTCATTATTTAGACTCACTCTTCAcatgtaaaataaaaaatatccagatgctattttttccttcttcttttttcaatttcatcTGCAGTCACAATCTCTCATCttaaaatatttagaataaaaaggaaaataaaaggcaAGTTCCTCCTTTTTAGATAGTGATGAATGATAATGACAACTTGGAGTAAAGAACCTTTTCAAAACTAATAGCCTTTTCCATCTTTTTAACAGATCTTTTCACTATGATTTTAGACAGGACTTAAAAAGATTTACGGCTACTTTTCGAGATCATTACAGCTTTCATTAGGAGCTATAGACTAAGCAGGCGCTTGGACATAAAAATTAGTAgtattatttttggaaaaaaaaatagtatttggagttaaggtgaaaaatggtatttgaaatttgaaattatgtttggacatgcatttcacttgaaaaaaattaCAATTTAGTAAGTGGGAAAAATGGTTTTtcggaaaattttgaaatttggtttttgaaaaactttttttcgaaatttttttaaaaactagcaaaatttcatgaacaaacacatttaaaaaaaaattatggacaAACAAGGCCTAAGAAAAATTTGCTTTCGGTATGGATAAGTTTTACTCTCTTTTTCACACACATATAAAATGACTGATTGTTTGGATGCATAAGAAAAAATAATCGGTGTCATAACTAATGCATGTTTACTTAACGATATTAAATAATGTGGAAATCTATGTATTATTGCGGAGATAGAATGTGAAATAAGAATGTGTATATTAACAATACGACAATTAAACTATTTTAAAGATGAAAATACCTCTTACGGTAGATAATTCATGTATAAAGATTTTATTATTAGTAACCACCACAATTTATGTATTATAGTCTTAGCTAATATGTGAACCAAAAGAGTTATGGATAATGCTTTGGAGATTAAATAAAAATTGCCTTATTCTTAATTCTCTAATGATGGAGAACAAACCATGAATTATGGTCCAAACCTACAAATTGCCCTAATCATAGAAGGATATCTCGTCCTATCATATAAAAGAGAAGTTAAATATGGCATCTTTTTAAGTCGATATCATTCTCTCATTCACAACTACACAAGGAAAATGAAAGCTATACTCATGTACTTCATCAAAAGAGTAAATTCCCTACCCtcttttttgctatttttccttTATTCGCTTGATTCCTTTAACCCGaatggaataacaacaacaataaaaagttCAGTATAATCTCATAGGGTGGGGtttggggagagtagtgtgtatgcAAACCTTATTCTTACCTTAAAaaaatagagaggttgttttcggaAAACTCTCGACTCaagaaaagataaaaggaagTCGTAGCAAGAAACAATATAATACTAGCACTACAATAAGACAACCGAAAATGGAGGAATAAGTCCAAGTAAAATTAAAAAGGACAGCTCCATACACAAAGTACTCCGTATTCATACAGAATCCGAAGAAGAGTCATATCTCAAGAGTATAATGTAGATAGTCTACGCTAATGCAAGTATCAGTGACCGGTTCTATGATAATATGTGCTTTATTTCCTCctaatcttcttttttttctctttctcttctcaTAAGCCAAGTGTCAGAAGCtagaggtactttagattattAAAGAAAACAACCAGgagatatttttaaaaagttggtGGGGAAGATGAGTATTTAGACCTGAATTTAGGCAAACTGATTATGACTAGCCATATTTATTTTATACAGACTCAGTAAACCATAAAAGTCAAGTTTGAAATCTaaccaaaatattatttgagcaaaGTTACTCGGTATTCATGATGGTAGAAGATAATACGTATTCGACGAATTAGTCGATATGTGAACAAGTTAATTAGACCACAACTCAAAGGTAGGTCTTCACAAAATTTAACAAACATATTCTCGAAAATCAAATTCTAAAAAGGTAATATAAACACAATTTCTTTCCCAAGGATAATGTATTTTAAAAGAGTTTCTAAATTTTAATTTCAAAGACTTGTTAAAATTCACAAATCCAGATACCACATGTCCTTACTTGTAACCAAAATACAAGTGTTAGGATCCTAGAATTTGTTTCCTAGTATGCCTACTATTTGCAGTTGCCGTCATTTTTGTAAACTGATACGAAACAGTTGAACTTTCTTGTCAAACAGTCAAACTGTTTGTGTCAAGAGGAGGAAACTCTTGTATCATTCTGCACATCACTAgatgtgattttctttctttttctttaaagaCAATTATGactttttcaaactttttaaaaaggCAAATCGAGATATTAATTTACACCCATTAAAAAATACTAGTCACCTTTAATTTTGAATCATATGAGTTTAATTAAAACTCAGTGTTCGTTTATCTTAATCCAAGCAAACTTCACATAGATTGAATGAAGCGGAATCCACCTTAACACAATACATTTTGACCGTAACAAATTTTAAACAAGCTAATTATCAGTtaattcaaaatttcaatttattttaaccctaaatttttctcttttttgctaACGGTGGTGCCTAGGTCAATTACATAGACTCAGATTATTTCATAGGTATGCAAGATTATATGCAAACATTGTTGACCTATTGACACAATTCAACTTGTGAATTTTGTCTTAAGTATATTTGTTTTCAAGAGTAACTTCTTTTTTACGACGGTGATGTCCGAGCCAATTCACTCGCACCTTACTATTTCACCGGTTACCCGCTACCTCCCAACAGCACAAGTACCGGGTAACTCTACCTACCAAGACTTAGACGGACGAAAaaaaatcacctagtattttgTTGTGATAGCTACAATTTGACATTTACTTTTTATTGTCTTCAAGGGTTATCAACTTATTATATATACAGTCAGACCCCTCTATAACAGCATTCTTATAtaaccattcactataaaagccataTTTTTCTAGGAACCAATTTTTATGGTACGGTATAATATATATCCTCTATCACAGCACTTCATTATAGCAGCCAAAAAATATCAGAACAAATAAAAGGCTGTTATAGAGAAGTTTGATTGTATAAGCATTGATTCTTAAGAATAGATATTTACACACATAAGGCAATCTAATGGAAGCTGCAAAGGAGAAGAAACTGATGCAAGAATGCAAGTATAAAACACATTTATTCACTAAGCACTGAATGTTAAACCAAGTCTGTGATCTGTTTCTAAATGTTTCTTGAAATCCTTAATCATTATAGCCTGTTCAGAATAACAAGAACAGTTCAGCTAACcggaaaatgaagaaaaacttAAGCTGCTAAGCTCTTGGATGCAATTTCGAACACGTTCTCTGAGAGACCCTCGGTAGACAAGATCATCTCCAATTGTTCCTGTAAAACACAAGCTTACTTCTTTAGTCCTTTGACTTCTATGCAAACACACACTCAAATGGAAGCTCCGCAGCAACTAAAGACATACTAATGTATGATGTTTGAGCAAGCCGATACTAACCTTAGCAAGACTTTGTCGTGTTTCATCATAACGCTTCCATCTAGAGAACGCTGATACCATTCGTGAAGCCACCTGCAATCCAGTAGAAAAAGGAATTTTAACGCTCTCTCAGACTACTGTAAAACCGTTGTTAGTTAAATTGCGGGATTGAAGTTAGGAAATCCCTCTAAGTTTTCTTCTCTAGTTTCTGCTGTATGCTACATTATTGTTCGTGTgttcaggggcggagctagagttTAGATTTGGGATTCATCCGAACACAATAGCTTTGGTCCAAACCctatatttgtcttaagaaatctattgaatatgtacaaattattaattaagAACACAGTAACTTAATAGATcccgaacccataaacttcaaattatGGCTCTACCTCTGCGTGTATTAACTGTTGTTCCAAAGAGACCAAAAACAATTGAATAGTATTTATGAGACCTGTGGATTTATCTTGTCAAGCTGCACCACTAGTTCCCCTAAGAACTTGTAGCCGGAGCCATCCTTGCAATGGAAGTTGACAGGCGACCCACAAAATCCTCCAATCAATGAGTAAACCTGCATTTGTCCAAAATAAAACATTACATCTTGTAACTGACATAAACTAGAAAACATCAAACTAGAAAAGCACATACCTTATTTGGATTACGCAGGTCAAAGGCGGTATGGTTTAGAAGTTTCTTGACATTCTCAACATTACCAGGCACGTCTGACATAGCTTGAAGCGCAAACCACTTGTTTACAACCTACGGAAAAAAGAGCGAGACAAAGATTTCTTCAAGCTTATCTTGTTCATATCACTACAATATCGCAAAGCATGCAATGTAATACCACTTGTTTAATTGAAACTAGAGATGAATAATTTAAGTTACAAGGAGGTTAATCAACAATTCGAAGGCAAGAACAGGGCCGGAGGACAATCAGTCCAACGCAAGAGAATTGCAGGTTTCCTTTTATGGGGCCCAAAGATGATATCAAGTCGAGGTGCAGGTATTAGACGCATAGAGATGTTACCAAGAAATCATCCTGCCACTTGTTGTAGAAATCAGCCAAAATCTCTTCTCGAATTGCAGGTTGCTGATCAATAGCCACCAAAGCTGAAAACTGATCTGTCATGTTTGTGGCATTGCTGTATTCATTCAATAGAAGTTCTGTAATTTCTGGGCCTTCAAGCGATCCAAGATAAGCTGTAGACAAAATAAGGACAGTGGATTTGCAATTTGTTATTTGTCAAATATGAAGTTCCGAAAAAACACTGTCGCTAGAGAGATAAGAAGAAACAAAACGAGAATACACATGAAACGGACCAAGAGCAATATTTTTAAGAGCACGTCGTGCCATATTGTTATGATCAAACTCATATGCGCCAGAACTCCTGTTGTTTTTAGTCTGCAAAGTAAGTTTCAggttatataattatttttttccattAAGAACTTTTCAAGTGAAATGAGAATCAGTATTCAGAAAAGTAACACTGGCATTACAGTGATAAGGAGGTCCTCTTTCAATTCAGAAGCCAGTTGCTTCCTGATGAAAGTCCGGACTGCATGAACAGCATCCGGGTCAGCAACTGTCATCATGTCCATGATTTCTCCTACACCTGGCAAAGTTATTGCCTTTGCAATGAATTCCTGAAAGGATACAGCAAAACCAATTAGTGAAACCTTTTTCTTCCGACATGAAACACACATTTTTACAAGAGGTGGGGCAAGCACCTTATCCAAGCTTGAGTCGGTGAGTATGCTTTTGATCCCCTGCACAAACTGAGGGTTAAGAACCAAAGCCTTATTCTGTTGGAAATCCGCTACCAAGCTGAGCATCAGCTTCCTTGCCAAGACTTGTCCCGCCTCCCAACTAAGGAACAAATAACATTAGTCTTTGATTATTTCAAATTTGTGATTAGCTAAAAGATATCGGACGAGAGATCAAGAAAATACAAACCGGTTAAACTCATCAGAATCATGAGCAAGAAGGAAAAGCAGATCACTATCAGTGAGATCAGACTCAAGCCGGATGGGAGCACTGAAGCCTCGTAATATAGATGGTGTTGGCTTCTCAGATATGTCATTGAACACAAATTCCTCCTCCTTCTGCATGGTACAAGCAAAAAATCCTTTATTACATCCTTATTAGAAGTTGCATAAGCATATTTATTTGAGCGAACTTATCATCTGCTATGCAATGAGACTAATATACAATTAGCAGAATATAAGCCAAGACTGATGTCTGAGGTTTCATTTTAGTTCCCTAAACAACAATTGAAACAAGAGAAAAAATTTATATTCTACTTTCTACTTAGTATTAAATAAACTCAAAATTAGGATATTGTATGAAGCCGTTCAAGACCTTTACCAACTATAGCAATCTTACATAAGCTAGTTGTTCTATTGGTAATATCAGCAATTAAGTTAATGAGTGACATTAGATGTAACCTTTGCTGTATTTCTTATTTTCCCAGGGAAAATTATAGAAGCCACACGCCATGTATACAGTTTAATCAAGTGGAATGCACTGGAACAAGTCCGTCAAAATTCCACGCTAACCTTTGTTATGCGGAGAACTGTAGTGTGCACATTTTGACCACTGCTTGTAAAACTCTCCAATTTCCCTTCATGATAAACGGAGGATAGAGGCATGTCCTTGCCACTTGAATCTAGCAGACCCACTGCAACAGGAATAAACATAGGTTCTTTTGCTGATTGGCCGGGGGTTGGAGGCACCTCTTGACTAGGAAAACATCAGATGAAATATGTCAGCCTAAACCAGAAAGGTTTGCAAATCTAAGCGAAAAATCCGTTCTATGTTGTTACCTAAACTTGAGGGAGAAAGTATGGCTTTCAGCATTATAATTAGTTGTAACCTTCACTACAGGTGTCCCAGCTTGTGAGTACCTGCATTTATGTTTCATTCAAAAGCTCAACTTTGAGAGAATCACGAATTTTAGTTCGAATGGCAAGAAGGAGGAATCAGTTACCATAACAAGAAATTAGCAAAATCTGCATTGTTGGCATCTCGCATGGCAGCAAAAAAATCTTCACATGTTACTGCTTGACCATCGTGCCTCTTGAAATATAAATCCATGCCCTGAAAGAGTAAGGATATATCAGATTTTCGAGACTCTCAAGTGCGGAATCAATTGTCtatattacaaaaataggcaAGACATTTTTTTCATACTTTTCTGAATCCTTGGCTCCCTAACAATGTTTTGTACATCCTGACCACTTCAGCGCCCTGATAATGAAAATAGTGAATTAAATCAATTGATGGTGAATCAAAATATTCCCTCACACATGCATAAGCACACATAAGGTCATGGATATGTGGCAaaatagggggggggggggaggaaatGCAGCATAAGGTGGCAAGAGAGGAAGAGAATTACCTTCTCATAAACCTGCAAAATGGAAAATGGAACAAACAATAGTTAATAAATACCCTGGGAGACAAGAGATCAGTACATAAAGTTAGAACATGATTAAATAGAATTACCAGGATCTTACCGTAACTGCATGTTCGTGAATCATCAAAAAGGCCAGACCAGCCATCACAACCAAACATCAGTAACAAAAAATATCAGCAAAATTGGCTCAAAAGAAATTAAACCTCCTCTCaatgtagacaataaattgaaaCTTGCCTGTGTAGAAGTTATCCATCTGTCAACATAAaaaggtggaaaagaagaatgaGCAAACTTTCCAAGCAGGTGGCTTAAAGAAGGTGGGCCCAAGCATTTCCTAAACAAGAACCATCCATATTCAAAGAGATTATTGGTACCTTTATATAAGAATGCGGCCGGACAGGATGAGCCATTGGACCAGAATCCTAGAAAATCAGGATAACAGTTAGCACATGTAACTAGTCATCCACAATACAGTCGCTCATTCTGGAGCATATTGATTTGGCAATCCATGTATAAATATAAGAAGCAGGAATATTATAATGACAAGAACTCGAAAGAACTCTTTGAAACCTGTGGGTACTGATACATTCGAAGCTTTGAAACATCAGCAATCCTTTTCACTGTACGGCTTCCCATATCAGATGAGAACTCCTGCACGAATCATTCAAGAACTTGTAAGTTAAAGCTACCACAAAAATGTTCGTGTATCTATCTTCTCAAAGAATACATCCAACCTGATCACGGAAAACAGTAAGTCCTTCCTTTAAGCTGAGCTGGAACCAGTCACGACAGGTAACTCTGCATTGAGCTCAATAGTTAATATAATATAGACACGAGAATACTATCAAGGTATACAGCAAACAAGTACACTACCTTGTATCCAATTGTAAAAGCAGAGGAGTTGATTTCACTAAAGAATTTAACTTTAAAGTCTTTCTTGAAAGAAACATGAATTTTATTGCTCATCAGAAGCAACAGCAATGAGGAGCTAATTGTTTACAGAGAACAGGAAAAAAGGTATATAACTCCTGAAGTGTGTTGAGGAATTCGAGGAACACGTTCTTGTTATATAACATCATCCATTTTGCACCAAAGGAGCTAGAAGATACGAATAGTAATATAATGGAAAAGGTTAACTAATATATTAAATAGCTTTTTATTCTGTGAGAAGGGGGGATTCGGTAAATGACAAACCTGTTGCCTGTCCAGTTGTGGAAGTACTGCAACAACGATAAGAAATGGTAATTTATTCAGTATTTCAAGAATCTGCATCCAAGATAAAGTTTATGAATTTCAGTAGCTAATGAAAGATATCACACACCTCATGTCCAATCACACCCAATATTGCCGCATAATCAGCATCAG contains:
- the LOC107782212 gene encoding puromycin-sensitive aminopeptidase isoform X6, with the translated sequence MAAPKEIFLKDYKQPDYYFDTVDLKFSLGEESTFVASKIAVSPRVEGQSFPLVLNGQDLKLQSIKINGNPLKEEDFHLDSRHLTLKSPPSSKFTLEIVTEIYPQKNTSLEGLYKSSGNFCTQCEAEGFRKITFYQDRPDIMAKYTCRIEADKSLYPVLLSNGNLIEQGDLEGGKHFTVWEDPFKKPCYLFALVAGQLESRDDTFTTRSGRNVSLRIWTPAQDLPKTAHAMYSLKAAMKWDEDVFGLEYDLDLFNIVAVPDFNMGAMENKSLNIFNSKLVLASPETATDADYAAILGVIGHEYFHNWTGNRVTCRDWFQLSLKEGLTVFRDQEFSSDMGSRTVKRIADVSKLRMYQYPQDSGPMAHPVRPHSYIKVPIISLNMDGSCLGNGAEVVRMYKTLLGSQGFRKGMDLYFKRHDGQAVTCEDFFAAMRDANNADFANFLLWYSQAGTPVVKVTTNYNAESHTFSLKFSQEVPPTPGQSAKEPMFIPVAVGLLDSSGKDMPLSSVYHEGKLESFTSSGQNVHTTVLRITKKEEEFVFNDISEKPTPSILRGFSAPIRLESDLTDSDLLFLLAHDSDEFNRWEAGQVLARKLMLSLVADFQQNKALVLNPQFVQGIKSILTDSSLDKEFIAKAITLPGVGEIMDMMTVADPDAVHAVRTFIRKQLASELKEDLLITTKNNRSSGAYEFDHNNMARRALKNIALAYLGSLEGPEITELLLNEYSNATNMTDQFSALVAIDQQPAIREEILADFYNKWQDDFLVVNKWFALQAMSDVPGNVENVKKLLNHTAFDLRNPNKVYSLIGGFCGSPVNFHCKDGSGYKFLGELVVQLDKINPQVASRMVSAFSRWKRYDETRQSLAKEQLEMILSTEGLSENVFEIASKSLAA
- the LOC107782212 gene encoding puromycin-sensitive aminopeptidase isoform X3 — its product is MARLVLPCKPSSLSKTCLLGLISNAPASCRVASVVRSRNICRYKQYISSEVTHWRRCQIPRFPLVQPRRTDRRLICSVATEPLPKEVEETKMAAPKEIFLKDYKQPDYYFDTVDLKFSLGEESTFVASKIAVSPRVEGQSFPLVLNGQDLKLQSIKINGNPLKEEDFHLDSRHLTLKSPPSSKFTLEIVTEIYPQKNTSLEGLYKSSGNFCTQCEAEGFRKITFYQDRPDIMAKYTCRIEADKSLYPVLLSNGNLIEQGDLEGGKHFTVWEDPFKKPCYLFALVAGQLESRDDTFTTRSGRNVSLRIWTPAQDLPKTAHAMYSLKAAMKWDEDVFGLEYDLDLFNIVAVPDFNMGAMENKSLNIFNSKLVLASPETATDADYAAILGVIGHEYFHNWTGNRVTCRDWFQLSLKEGLTVFRDQEFSSDMGSRTVKRIADVSKLRMYQYPQDSGPMAHPVRPHSYIKVPIISLNMDGSCLGNGAEVVRMYKTLLGSQGFRKGMDLYFKRHDGQAVTCEDFFAAMRDANNADFANFLLWYSQAGTPVVKVTTNYNAESHTFSLKFSQEVPPTPGQSAKEPMFIPVAVGLLDSSGKDMPLSSVYHEGKLESFTSSGQNVHTTVLRITKKEEEFVFNDISEKPTPSILRGFSAPIRLESDLTDSDLLFLLAHDSDEFNRWEAGQVLARKLMLSLVADFQQNKALVLNPQFVQGIKSILTDSSLDKEFIAKAITLPGVGEIMDMMTVADPDAVHAVRTFIRKQLASELKEDLLITTKNNRSSGAYEFDHNNMARRALKNIALAYLGSLEGPEITELLLNEYSNATNMTDQFSALVAIDQQPAIREEILADFYNKWQDDFLVVNKWFALQAMSDVPGNVENVKKLLNHTAFDLRNPNKVYSLIGGFCGSPVNFHCKDGSGYKFLGELVVQLDKINPQVASRMVSAFSRWKRYDETRQSLAKEQLEMILSTEGLSENVFEIASKSLAA
- the LOC107782212 gene encoding puromycin-sensitive aminopeptidase isoform X4, whose protein sequence is MARLVLPCKPSSLSKTCLLGLISNAPASCRVASVVRSRNICRYKQYISSEVTHWRRCQIPRFPLQPRRTDRRLICSVATEPLPKEVEETKMAAPKEIFLKDYKQPDYYFDTVDLKFSLGEESTFVASKIAVSPRVEGQSFPLVLNGQDLKLQSIKINGNPLKEEDFHLDSRHLTLKSPPSSKFTLEIVTEIYPQKNTSLEGLYKSSGNFCTQCEAEGFRKITFYQDRPDIMAKYTCRIEADKSLYPVLLSNGNLIEQGDLEGGKHFTVWEDPFKKPCYLFALVAGQLESRDDTFTTRSGRNVSLRIWTPAQDLPKTAHAMYSLKAAMKWDEDVFGLEYDLDLFNIVAVPDFNMGAMENKSLNIFNSKLVLASPETATDADYAAILGVIGHEYFHNWTGNRVTCRDWFQLSLKEGLTVFRDQEFSSDMGSRTVKRIADVSKLRMYQYPQDSGPMAHPVRPHSYIKVPIISLNMDGSCLGNGAEVVRMYKTLLGSQGFRKGMDLYFKRHDGQAVTCEDFFAAMRDANNADFANFLLWYSQAGTPVVKVTTNYNAESHTFSLKFSQEVPPTPGQSAKEPMFIPVAVGLLDSSGKDMPLSSVYHEGKLESFTSSGQNVHTTVLRITKKEEEFVFNDISEKPTPSILRGFSAPIRLESDLTDSDLLFLLAHDSDEFNRWEAGQVLARKLMLSLVADFQQNKALVLNPQFVQGIKSILTDSSLDKEFIAKAITLPGVGEIMDMMTVADPDAVHAVRTFIRKQLASELKEDLLITTKNNRSSGAYEFDHNNMARRALKNIALAYLGSLEGPEITELLLNEYSNATNMTDQFSALVAIDQQPAIREEILADFYNKWQDDFLVVNKWFALQAMSDVPGNVENVKKLLNHTAFDLRNPNKVYSLIGGFCGSPVNFHCKDGSGYKFLGELVVQLDKINPQVASRMVSAFSRWKRYDETRQSLAKEQLEMILSTEGLSENVFEIASKSLAA